One region of Halomicrobium sp. LC1Hm genomic DNA includes:
- a CDS encoding L-threonylcarbamoyladenylate synthase encodes MSDLDRAADAIDDGELVIYPTETVYGLAGDALDPDAVQRVFDVKGRDRSKPVSLAVPSVDAATDYTEPSERELAFMRAFLPGPVTVLAQRRSSVPDVLTAGRDRVGIRVPDHELALALLERVAPITSTSANVSGEPSARTVEEIGESVRADAAVVLDGGRTPGTESTVVDVAADEIVREGADCEAIRAWLADH; translated from the coding sequence ATGAGTGATCTCGACCGCGCGGCCGACGCGATCGACGACGGTGAGCTGGTGATCTACCCCACCGAGACAGTGTACGGACTGGCCGGCGACGCGCTCGACCCCGACGCCGTCCAGCGCGTGTTCGACGTGAAGGGGCGAGACCGTTCGAAACCCGTCTCGCTCGCGGTGCCAAGCGTCGACGCGGCGACCGACTACACCGAACCCAGCGAGCGCGAGCTGGCGTTCATGCGGGCCTTCCTCCCCGGCCCGGTGACGGTACTGGCCCAGCGACGGTCGTCGGTGCCCGACGTGCTGACCGCCGGGCGTGACCGCGTGGGCATTCGCGTGCCCGACCACGAGCTGGCGCTGGCGCTGCTGGAGCGAGTCGCGCCGATCACGTCGACCAGCGCCAACGTCAGCGGGGAGCCGAGCGCCCGGACCGTCGAGGAGATCGGGGAGTCCGTCAGGGCGGACGCGGCAGTGGTCCTCGACGGCGGTCGGACGCCCGGCACGGAGTCGACAGTGGTCGACGTGGCCGCCGACGAGATCGTCCGGGAGGGGGCAGACTGCGAGGCGATCCGGGCGTGGCTGGCCGATCATTAA
- a CDS encoding glutathione S-transferase N-terminal domain-containing protein yields the protein MSDTAITLYRLQACPFCERVVRRLQEYGLDYESRFVEPLHSERDAVKRLCGKRTVPAIVDEQTGVTMAESANIVDYLDRTYGEGGDD from the coding sequence ATGAGCGACACCGCCATCACACTCTACCGGCTCCAGGCCTGCCCGTTCTGTGAGCGGGTCGTCCGTCGGCTCCAGGAGTACGGCCTCGACTACGAATCCCGGTTCGTCGAACCGCTCCACTCGGAGCGCGACGCCGTCAAGCGCCTGTGTGGGAAGCGCACCGTTCCGGCGATCGTCGACGAGCAGACGGGCGTGACGATGGCAGAGAGTGCGAACATCGTCGACTACCTCGATCGAACCTACGGCGAGGGAGGTGACGACTGA
- a CDS encoding hemolysin family protein, which translates to MALDPPVGVDSLVALPLQVDIYGPVQLPENVFLGIGAGIILLLIGLSAFFSSSEIAMFSLPSHRVEALVEDAVPGSETLKGLKEDPHRLLVTILVGNNLVNIAMSSIATGLLTYVLGSGQQGLAVALSTFGITAIVLLFGESAPKSYAVENTESWALRIAKPLKLSERVLLPLIVLFDYLTRIVNKVTGGRSAIETSYVTREEIQDIIETGEREGVLDEEEREMLQRTLRFNNTIAKEVMTPRLDMEAISKDASVEEAIQQCIQSGHARVPVYEGSLDNVIGIAHLRDLVRDRDYSDAETELADLIEPTLHVPESKNVDDLLTEMRRERLHMVIVIDEFGTTEGLVTMEDLTEEIVGEILEGEEEEPIEFVGDGELVVKGEVNIEEVNEAMDLELPEGEEFETIAGFIFNRAGRLVEEGERIEFDSVAIVVERVENTRIMKARLLRIDPEDGEDGEAESDDDTSTQTATE; encoded by the coding sequence ATGGCTCTTGACCCCCCTGTCGGAGTCGATTCACTGGTAGCCTTGCCACTACAGGTCGACATCTACGGTCCCGTCCAGCTCCCCGAGAACGTGTTTCTCGGGATCGGTGCGGGGATCATTCTCCTCTTGATCGGGCTCTCGGCGTTTTTCTCCTCGTCGGAGATCGCCATGTTCTCGTTGCCGAGCCACCGCGTCGAGGCTCTCGTCGAGGACGCCGTCCCCGGATCGGAGACCCTCAAAGGGCTCAAAGAGGACCCACACCGGCTGCTGGTGACGATTCTGGTAGGCAACAACCTCGTCAACATCGCGATGTCCTCGATCGCGACGGGGCTGTTGACCTACGTCCTCGGGAGCGGCCAGCAGGGCCTCGCGGTCGCGCTCTCGACGTTCGGGATCACCGCGATCGTCCTGCTGTTCGGCGAGAGCGCGCCCAAGAGTTACGCCGTCGAGAACACGGAGTCGTGGGCGCTGCGGATCGCCAAGCCGCTGAAGCTCTCCGAGCGCGTCCTGTTGCCCCTGATCGTCCTGTTCGACTACCTCACCCGGATCGTCAACAAGGTCACCGGCGGCCGCTCGGCCATCGAGACGTCCTACGTCACCCGCGAGGAGATCCAGGACATCATCGAGACCGGCGAGCGCGAGGGTGTCCTCGACGAGGAGGAACGCGAGATGCTCCAGCGGACGCTGCGGTTCAACAACACGATCGCCAAGGAAGTGATGACGCCGCGACTGGACATGGAAGCCATCTCGAAGGATGCCTCCGTCGAGGAGGCGATCCAGCAGTGTATCCAGAGCGGCCACGCCCGCGTGCCGGTGTACGAAGGAAGTCTCGACAACGTCATCGGCATCGCACACCTGCGGGATCTGGTTCGGGACCGCGACTACAGCGACGCCGAGACCGAGCTCGCGGATCTCATCGAACCGACGCTGCACGTCCCCGAGTCCAAGAACGTCGACGACCTCCTGACGGAGATGCGTCGCGAACGCCTCCACATGGTCATCGTCATCGACGAGTTCGGGACCACCGAGGGACTGGTGACGATGGAAGATCTCACCGAGGAGATCGTCGGCGAGATCCTCGAAGGCGAGGAGGAGGAGCCCATCGAGTTCGTCGGCGACGGCGAACTCGTCGTCAAAGGCGAGGTCAACATCGAGGAGGTCAACGAGGCGATGGACCTCGAACTGCCCGAGGGCGAAGAGTTCGAGACCATCGCCGGCTTCATCTTCAACCGCGCGGGCCGCCTCGTCGAAGAGGGCGAACGCATCGAGTTCGACAGCGTCGCGATCGTCGTCGAGCGGGTCGAGAACACCCGCATCATGAAGGCGCGGCTGTTACGGATCGACCCCGAGGACGGCGAGGACGGCGAGGCCGAGAGTGACGACGACACGTCCACACAAACGGCGACCGAGTGA
- a CDS encoding PKD domain-containing protein: MDNSRREFIRAVSSTFVLAAGAGTTVAATDCRNVAEWDPDATYNGGDQVTYEGSLWTAEWWTRGTAPAESEAVWTLEGSCDGDGGTGNEGPTASVSASSTTVEPGTTVDLDGSGSSDADGSIASYEWELGDGTTATGATTSHSYDATGDYTVTLTVTDDDGATDSATTGISVSSSSGGNDAIFAPYLGTWGDILGDTQNASTDRVVLSFVGDGTDDGTVTPAWLTADGDRPLSDHADKISTLQDEGYDVWVAMGGWDGRIVARDASSVSEVKSAYETVLDTLGVTHIDIDDENYNEPGRDGTYYEMRNEALAQIQSERPDVKVTYTVAARPSGIVNADHCPGKDMITDALDKGVELEYINIMTMDWTDVDTTPERVKSAVEGTVDWMSNVYPDKSEAQRRAKLGFLPNVNESEWSVSDSQNVADFAKQQGIGNVSMWALHRDTSDYGHSDAFYPVESGSK; the protein is encoded by the coding sequence ATGGACAATTCACGCAGAGAGTTCATTCGTGCGGTATCGAGTACGTTCGTCCTCGCGGCTGGCGCTGGCACAACCGTGGCCGCGACGGACTGTCGCAACGTCGCCGAGTGGGACCCAGACGCGACCTACAACGGCGGCGATCAGGTGACCTACGAGGGGTCCCTCTGGACCGCCGAGTGGTGGACGCGGGGCACCGCCCCGGCCGAAAGCGAGGCCGTCTGGACGCTCGAAGGGTCCTGTGACGGCGACGGGGGAACGGGCAACGAGGGGCCGACGGCGTCGGTCAGCGCGTCCTCGACGACCGTCGAACCCGGCACGACCGTCGACCTCGACGGGTCGGGATCGTCCGACGCCGACGGGTCGATCGCCAGCTACGAGTGGGAGCTGGGCGACGGGACGACGGCGACCGGAGCGACGACGAGTCACAGCTACGACGCGACCGGAGACTACACCGTCACGCTCACCGTCACCGACGACGACGGGGCCACCGACAGTGCGACGACGGGGATCTCTGTCAGCTCCTCGTCGGGCGGCAACGACGCGATCTTCGCCCCGTACCTGGGAACGTGGGGCGACATTCTCGGAGACACGCAGAACGCGAGCACCGACCGCGTCGTCCTCTCGTTCGTCGGCGACGGCACCGACGACGGGACGGTCACCCCCGCGTGGCTCACCGCGGACGGTGACCGGCCGCTCTCGGACCACGCCGACAAGATCAGCACGCTCCAGGACGAGGGCTACGACGTGTGGGTCGCGATGGGGGGCTGGGACGGCCGGATCGTCGCCCGCGACGCGAGCAGCGTCTCGGAGGTCAAAAGCGCCTACGAGACCGTCCTCGACACGCTCGGCGTGACGCACATCGATATCGACGACGAGAACTACAACGAGCCGGGTCGTGACGGCACCTACTACGAGATGCGCAACGAGGCACTCGCACAGATCCAGTCCGAGCGGCCGGACGTGAAAGTCACGTACACGGTCGCCGCCAGACCGTCCGGGATCGTCAACGCCGACCACTGTCCCGGGAAAGACATGATCACCGACGCGCTGGACAAGGGCGTCGAACTGGAGTACATCAACATCATGACGATGGACTGGACCGACGTGGACACGACCCCCGAACGGGTCAAATCGGCCGTCGAGGGCACCGTCGACTGGATGAGCAACGTCTATCCAGACAAGAGCGAGGCACAGCGGCGCGCGAAGCTCGGGTTCCTCCCCAACGTGAACGAGTCCGAGTGGTCGGTCAGCGACTCCCAGAACGTCGCCGACTTCGCGAAACAGCAGGGGATCGGGAACGTCAGCATGTGGGCACTGCACCGAGACACCAGCGACTACGGCCACTCCGACGCCTTCTACCCAGTCGAGAGCGGGAGCAAGTGA
- a CDS encoding DUF1850 domain-containing protein, which produces MGWLRPGLVAAVLVTAAVGVSLPAQQMLVVSSVDSGDVLLQTPVEEDTRVSLAYTHSVERTRVVDTYRVRDGHLEMTRMAFESYGWGLPADANVTRVNGSFVYDPPGTFETITVKPGRIAGHRLHVGDRRYDLVNRSNARAVRITVERRSVVSAAVEHVTA; this is translated from the coding sequence ATGGGGTGGCTCCGTCCCGGACTGGTCGCTGCGGTCCTCGTGACGGCGGCCGTCGGCGTCTCGCTGCCGGCCCAGCAGATGCTGGTCGTCTCGTCGGTCGACTCCGGTGACGTACTCCTCCAGACGCCGGTCGAGGAGGACACGCGCGTCTCGCTGGCGTACACCCACAGCGTCGAGCGCACGCGCGTCGTCGACACGTACCGGGTCCGCGACGGCCACTTAGAAATGACCCGGATGGCCTTCGAATCGTACGGCTGGGGGCTGCCGGCCGACGCCAACGTCACGCGGGTGAACGGCTCGTTCGTCTACGACCCGCCGGGGACGTTCGAGACGATCACGGTCAAGCCGGGGCGCATCGCCGGCCACCGCCTCCACGTCGGCGACCGGCGCTACGACCTGGTGAACCGTTCGAACGCACGCGCCGTCCGCATCACCGTCGAGCGCCGGTCGGTGGTTTCGGCGGCAGTCGAGCACGTCACAGCATGA
- a CDS encoding redoxin domain-containing protein produces the protein MELDFDVVDLGPADHPEVGERAPDFTRPLVTDEYWSDVALSELVGRDDDPTVLVFHPMDGAFPATYVWKEVRKREWHTDATVVGLSISTPYAHKRLLDERDLGEAYRLYSDPANGVAESYGIAHELDGMAGVSEPRPAVFVLDSDRTIEYAWVATEWPDFPDYDAVEAVIR, from the coding sequence ATGGAGCTCGATTTCGACGTGGTCGATCTCGGTCCCGCAGACCACCCCGAGGTCGGCGAGCGAGCGCCGGATTTCACCCGCCCGCTGGTCACCGACGAGTACTGGTCGGACGTGGCCCTCTCGGAGCTGGTCGGTCGCGACGACGACCCCACCGTCCTCGTCTTCCACCCGATGGACGGGGCCTTCCCCGCGACCTACGTCTGGAAGGAGGTGCGAAAGCGCGAGTGGCACACCGACGCCACGGTCGTCGGGCTGTCGATCTCGACGCCCTACGCCCACAAGCGCCTGCTCGACGAGCGGGATCTGGGCGAGGCGTATCGTCTCTACTCCGACCCCGCCAACGGCGTCGCCGAATCGTACGGCATCGCCCACGAACTCGACGGGATGGCCGGCGTTTCCGAGCCCCGACCCGCCGTCTTCGTCCTCGATAGCGACCGGACGATCGAGTACGCCTGGGTCGCCACGGAGTGGCCCGACTTCCCCGACTACGACGCCGTCGAGGCGGTCATCCGATAG
- a CDS encoding DUF5828 family protein yields the protein MENIEESVSGFKRRGGWVDVVEHGERIVQALRELATDERVDRPVDGDALEEFDEWRPKSHERLDEDVNEKTAEQARVDEGKGEQAGKDPDDDLRTAGEKLADSYENLDEPDEAVESWGESLDYVARAADSASRKALRTVEDTVYKNVMTQIAPYYFDNALVSANLQRVNGDDRPEYIFEINVNDDDLKERVSNRLADFDSDVDRWHVNTEKEIEAAATAEGVEVSEEETGDEETDAKTN from the coding sequence ATGGAAAACATAGAAGAGAGCGTCTCAGGCTTCAAGCGCCGCGGTGGCTGGGTCGACGTCGTCGAACACGGCGAGCGGATCGTCCAGGCGCTGCGAGAGCTGGCGACCGACGAGCGCGTCGACCGGCCAGTCGACGGCGACGCCCTCGAAGAGTTCGACGAGTGGCGACCGAAGAGCCACGAGCGACTGGACGAGGACGTCAACGAGAAGACCGCCGAACAGGCCCGCGTCGACGAGGGCAAGGGCGAACAGGCCGGGAAAGACCCGGACGACGACCTCCGGACGGCCGGCGAGAAGCTCGCGGACTCCTACGAGAACCTCGACGAGCCCGACGAGGCCGTCGAGTCGTGGGGCGAGAGCTTGGACTACGTCGCCCGCGCCGCCGACTCGGCCAGCCGCAAGGCCCTGCGGACGGTCGAAGACACCGTCTACAAGAACGTGATGACCCAGATCGCACCGTACTACTTCGACAACGCGCTCGTGAGCGCGAACCTCCAGCGGGTCAACGGCGACGACCGCCCCGAGTACATCTTCGAGATCAACGTCAACGACGACGACCTCAAGGAACGGGTCTCGAACCGCCTGGCGGACTTCGACAGCGACGTCGACCGGTGGCACGTCAACACCGAGAAAGAAATCGAGGCCGCCGCCACGGCGGAGGGCGTAGAGGTGAGCGAGGAAGAGACGGGCGACGAGGAGACGGATGCGAAGACGAACTAA
- a CDS encoding inorganic phosphate transporter, whose amino-acid sequence MVAGSTLGTLVIAAAASLFMAWAIGAGSSGSTPFAPAVGANAISVMRAGFFVGILGLLGAVLQGANVTETVGSGLVLFPDGGGLSAIAATIALLTAAVLVAIGVFAGYPIATAFTVTGAVVGVGLAMGGQPAWPKYQQIVALWIGTPFVGAGIAYATARLLRAENVRERLSVGGLAGLVGVLLANVEFTGLGPDGGPGALSVALARTFEGGTGGRALVSLVLGLLVAVAVWYDIREHGERAQRRFLLVMGGLVAFSAGGSQVGLAIGPLLPLLDTFTVPITAVLLGGGIGLLAGSWTGAPRMIKALSQDYSSLGPRRSIAALIPSFMIAQTAVFFGLPVSFNEIIVFSIIGSGAAAGGGSVSGEKMGKTVLAWVASLALALGLGYGVFTAVSIL is encoded by the coding sequence ATGGTCGCTGGGAGCACGCTCGGAACGCTCGTGATCGCCGCCGCAGCGAGTCTGTTCATGGCCTGGGCGATCGGTGCGGGATCGTCCGGTTCGACGCCGTTCGCACCGGCGGTCGGAGCCAACGCTATCTCGGTGATGCGCGCGGGCTTTTTCGTCGGGATTCTGGGTCTGCTCGGAGCGGTGTTACAGGGGGCCAACGTCACAGAGACGGTCGGGAGCGGGCTCGTCCTCTTTCCCGACGGCGGCGGCCTCTCGGCGATCGCGGCGACGATCGCGCTGCTGACTGCGGCGGTGCTGGTCGCCATCGGCGTCTTCGCCGGCTACCCGATCGCGACGGCCTTTACCGTCACCGGCGCGGTCGTCGGCGTCGGGCTGGCGATGGGCGGCCAGCCAGCCTGGCCCAAGTACCAGCAGATCGTCGCCCTCTGGATCGGGACGCCCTTCGTCGGCGCGGGGATCGCCTACGCGACCGCCCGACTGCTCCGCGCAGAGAACGTCCGCGAACGCCTCTCGGTCGGTGGGCTGGCTGGACTGGTCGGCGTGTTACTGGCCAACGTCGAGTTCACGGGCCTCGGACCCGACGGCGGCCCGGGTGCCCTCTCGGTCGCCCTCGCGCGCACGTTCGAGGGCGGCACCGGCGGCCGGGCGCTGGTCTCGCTCGTGCTCGGACTCTTGGTCGCGGTAGCGGTATGGTACGACATCCGCGAACACGGCGAGCGAGCACAGCGGCGGTTCCTGCTGGTGATGGGCGGCCTCGTCGCCTTCTCGGCCGGCGGCAGCCAGGTCGGGCTGGCGATCGGACCGCTGTTGCCGCTGCTCGATACGTTCACGGTGCCGATCACGGCCGTGTTGCTCGGCGGCGGGATCGGCCTGCTCGCTGGCTCCTGGACCGGCGCACCCCGGATGATCAAGGCGCTCTCGCAGGACTACTCGTCGCTGGGGCCACGCCGCTCGATCGCGGCGCTGATCCCCTCCTTTATGATCGCCCAGACGGCCGTCTTCTTCGGGCTCCCGGTGTCGTTCAACGAGATCATCGTCTTCTCGATAATCGGGAGCGGCGCAGCCGCTGGCGGCGGGTCGGTCAGCGGCGAGAAGATGGGCAAGACGGTGCTGGCGTGGGTCGCCTCACTGGCGCTGGCGCTCGGGCTCGGCTACGGCGTCTTCACGGCCGTGTCCATCCTGTAG
- a CDS encoding TAXI family TRAP transporter solute-binding subunit — MGDHTRRRFIRATGLVGVTALAGCAGDDGGGGAEDSPTETGMDEGGDETEGDMEGTATDTESSDGGDGQVDTRLSWHAGGTGGTYFPLSNEFKTVVEDNTDFTLNVQSTGASVENVGSLANGNADFALIQNDIAYFAKNGTGIDAFQDNAIENLRGVATLYPETITIVTLADTGISQLSDLSGATINTGDLGSGTQVNANQILEAVGITEFEEQNASFSQAADQLRNGDIDAAFVVGGWPVGAIEDLATTNDIAIVPIDGDNRTAVKDAASWFADDTIPGGTYSGVSEDVATVAVQAMIATNADVPEATVETVTATIFDNVDALTIKPEFIGVDSAQDGMSIELHPGAAAYFDA, encoded by the coding sequence ATGGGCGATCACACCAGACGACGGTTCATTCGCGCGACCGGACTCGTGGGCGTCACCGCACTCGCCGGCTGTGCCGGGGACGACGGCGGCGGCGGTGCGGAAGACTCGCCGACCGAGACGGGGATGGACGAGGGTGGCGACGAGACGGAGGGAGACATGGAGGGGACGGCCACCGACACCGAATCGTCTGACGGCGGCGACGGCCAGGTCGACACCCGCCTCTCGTGGCACGCCGGTGGGACCGGCGGCACCTACTTCCCGCTCTCGAACGAGTTCAAGACCGTCGTCGAGGACAACACCGACTTCACGCTGAACGTCCAGTCGACGGGGGCCAGCGTCGAGAACGTCGGCAGCCTCGCCAACGGGAACGCCGACTTCGCGCTGATCCAGAACGACATCGCGTACTTCGCGAAGAACGGCACCGGTATCGACGCGTTCCAGGACAACGCCATCGAGAATCTGCGCGGCGTCGCGACGCTGTATCCGGAGACGATCACTATCGTGACCCTCGCTGACACAGGCATCTCGCAGCTGTCTGATCTCTCGGGGGCGACGATCAACACGGGCGATCTGGGCAGCGGCACGCAGGTCAACGCCAACCAGATCCTCGAAGCCGTCGGCATCACCGAATTCGAGGAGCAAAACGCCTCGTTCTCGCAGGCGGCCGACCAGCTCCGGAACGGCGACATCGACGCCGCCTTCGTCGTCGGGGGCTGGCCCGTCGGCGCGATCGAGGATCTGGCGACGACCAACGACATCGCGATCGTCCCCATCGACGGCGACAACCGCACGGCGGTCAAGGACGCTGCGTCGTGGTTCGCCGACGATACCATCCCGGGCGGGACGTACTCGGGCGTCTCCGAAGACGTGGCGACGGTGGCCGTCCAGGCGATGATCGCGACCAACGCCGACGTGCCCGAAGCGACGGTCGAGACGGTGACCGCGACGATCTTCGACAACGTCGACGCGCTGACGATCAAGCCGGAGTTCATCGGCGTCGACTCGGCACAGGACGGGATGTCGATCGAGCTCCACCCCGGCGCGGCGGCCTACTTCGACGCCTGA